The DNA region GTGCCCGCGCCGCGCTTCTGCCCCGAATGCAAGGAAGAGGATTTGCTCGTCGCCTGCGGTCCGGGCGTGGAGCGGATCGCCGATGAGGTGAAGGCGCTGTGGCCGCAGGCGCGCACCGCGATCGCGACGTCCGACACGCTATCCTCCCCTGCCCGCGTCGCCGATTTCGTGAAGTCGGTGGAGGCGGGCGACATCGATATCATCGTGGGCACGCAGCTCGTCACCAAAGGCTATCATTTTCCCAATCTGACGCTGGTCGGCGTGATCGACGCGGACCTGGGGCTGGAGGGGGGCGATTTGCGGGCGGCGGAGCGGACCTTTCAGCAGATCGTGCAGGTCGCCGGGCGCGCCGGGCGCGGGGCGAAGCCGGGCCGGGTGTTCATCCAGACGCGGATGCCGGGCAGCGAAGTGATCGAATCATTGATCGAGGGCGATACGGAGCGTTTCTACGCGGTCGAGACGGAGAACCGCCGCCGCGCCAACGCCCCGCCCTTCGGCCGCTTCGCCGCGATCATCGTGTCGAGCGAAAATGCCGACGAAGCGGCGCAGACCGCGCGGCTGATCGGCAAGTCGGCGCCGGTGATCGAGGGGATGCGCGTCTATGGTCCCGCGCCTGCGCCACTGTCGGTCCTGCGCGGGCGGCACCGGCACCGCCTGTTGATCCACGCCAATCGCACTGTCGATATCCAAGCGGCGATCCGCGAATGGCTGGGCAATCTGGCGTGGAAATCGGGGACGCGGGTGGCGGTGGACGTCGATCCCTACAGCTTCATGTGATGACCGCTACGCTCGCCAGCCCCTGCCGCAACCTCTGTTCGCTCGACCGGGAGCGGGCAAATTGCACCGGCTGCGGGCGGACGATCGCGGAGATCGTGCACTGGCGCAGCATGACGGATGTGCAGCGCGCCGCCGTCATGAGGCGGGTGGCGGATTTCCAGCCGCAGCGGCCGGTTTAACGCCACCCTTCTCCTTCTCCTGCGCATCATATTGCGCTTTCAGCTTCAAGGCGGCGTCGCGCATGCCCGACCCGTGGGGAGAATAGGCGATGGGGTCGAGCAGGATCGACGCCGAACCATAGGCGCCGCGCGCCGCCATCGCCTGCGCCAGGTTGAGGCGATAGGTCGGATTTTGCGGCAAGAGCGTATAGGCCTTGTAGAGGCCGTCATAGCCCAGGTCCGGCATCTTGCCGCCGCGCATCGCATGATAGCGGTAGAAGAGCGCCAACGGCACCGGATCTTCGGTATCTGCGCGATTGGCGCGGACGATCGATGTCAGCGCCGCCTTCCAGTCGCTGTCCACGTCGCTGTCCTGTGCGCGTTCCAGCAGCACCTCCGCCCGCACCGCATAGGCCCGCGCCGATTGCGCGTCGATCGCGATCGCCCGGTCGGCGGCGGCCAGCGCCGCGTCCGGCTTTTCGGCGGCCCATTCCGCTTCGGCCAGCAGCGACTGGACATAGGCGCTGGCGGGATATTGCGCCGCCTTGGTGCGGATGGTGGCGACGATGCCGGGTATGTCCTCGGTCGACGGACGATGGACGAGCCATAGCTCATCCTCCATCAGCGCCGCCTGTGCCGGATC from Sphingobium sp. HWE2-09 includes:
- a CDS encoding DUF1289 domain-containing protein; translation: MTATLASPCRNLCSLDRERANCTGCGRTIAEIVHWRSMTDVQRAAVMRRVADFQPQRPV